The following proteins are encoded in a genomic region of Triticum dicoccoides isolate Atlit2015 ecotype Zavitan chromosome 1B, WEW_v2.0, whole genome shotgun sequence:
- the LOC119308715 gene encoding uncharacterized protein LOC119308715, whose amino-acid sequence MDPAKYWMITRRKQGDQKAPAVFSTPHITVGSGGGASSASYYESWEERAFAQDSAGNLGGCIWPPRSYSCSFCGREFRSAQALGGHMNVHRRDRARLKLSGMVEEGGGVDVHGMPLHQGYMIQPLPCPPPRPSAPSTEANPNPVRSFLSNPGRSLVDAATARTIWGKQVLAAPLASPSDTQEHGEKEVFLHDVEVRSEQELRAGGGELKLSLLGRRTRSVYEDDKEDDEKIVHLCRKRRRIDLEATEFALSSSSSEHLQRDDPRDDGDDNRRVKVLKLCPSTPDEELDLELRL is encoded by the coding sequence ATGGATCCAGCAAAGTACTGGATGATAACCAGGAGAAAGCAGGGTGATCAGAAGGCGCCGGCCGTCTTCAGCACGCCGCACATCAccgtcggcagcggcggcggcgcctcCTCGGCATCCTACTACGAGTCGTGGGAGGAGCGCGCGTTCGCCCAGGACTCCGCGGGGAACCTCGGTGGCTGCATCTGGCCACCAAGATCCTACTCGTGCAGCTTCTGCGGCCGAGAGTTCCGGTCGGCTCAGGCGCTCGGCGGGCACATGAACGTCCACCGGAGGGACCGGGCGAGGCTCAAGCTGTCCGGAAtggtggaggaggggggcggcgtCGACGTTCATGGCATGCCTCTGCACCAAGGCTACATGATCCAGCCGCTGCCGTGTCCTCCTCCAAGACCTAGTGCTCCAAGCACAGAAGCTAACCCTAATCCAGTACGCAGCTTTCTTTCGAATCCAGGGAGATCGTTGGTGGATGCTGCAACTGCAAGAACCATTTGGGGCAAACAGGTCTTGGccgcccctctcgcctccccgtcgGACACCCAAGAACATGGTGAGAAAGAGGTGTTTCTTCACGATGTCGAGGTACGTTCAGAGCAAGAACTGCGTGCTGGGGGTGGCGAGCTGAAGCTGAGTCTTCTTGGACGCCGAACAAGGAGTGTCTATGAGGATGATAAAGAAGACGATGAAAAGATTGTTCATCTATGTCGCAAAAGGAGGAGGATTGATCTGGAGGCTACCGAGTTCgctctgtcttcttcctctagcgagCATCTGCAACGTGACGACCCTCGTGATGATGGCGACGATAATCGTCGTGTGAAGGTACTTAAGCTTTGTCCTAGCACCCCGGACGAGGAACTAGATCTTGAGCTTAGGCTTTGA